In a single window of the Streptomyces sp. CGMCC 4.7035 genome:
- a CDS encoding LLM class flavin-dependent oxidoreductase, which yields MSLRLSTVILPYLRWHEGGRSAWQRAEQLGFHTAFTYDHLSWRSFRDGPWFGAVPTLTAAAAATERLRLGTLVTSPNFRHPVTLAKELISLDDISGGRITLGIGAGGTGFDATALGQEPWTPRERADRFGEFVPLLDRLLTEDSVSYEGDHYSAHEARNIPGCVQRPRLPFAVAATGPRGLRLAARHGQAWVTTGDPKLYETGTPEQSVQALRAQTEKLADACAAIGRDVTRLDKILLTGFTPDRGRPLESLDAFVDFAGRHAELGFTDLVIHWPIPDSDFAADEKVFERIAMEAPAQLG from the coding sequence ATGAGTCTGCGTCTGAGCACCGTGATCCTGCCGTACCTCCGCTGGCACGAGGGCGGGCGTTCCGCATGGCAGCGTGCGGAGCAGCTCGGCTTCCACACCGCGTTCACCTACGACCATCTGTCGTGGCGGTCCTTCCGCGACGGGCCGTGGTTCGGTGCCGTGCCGACGCTGACGGCCGCGGCCGCCGCCACCGAGCGGCTGCGCCTCGGCACCCTGGTGACCTCGCCGAACTTCCGGCACCCGGTCACCCTCGCCAAGGAGCTGATCTCCCTCGACGACATCTCCGGCGGCCGGATCACGCTGGGCATCGGCGCGGGCGGAACCGGCTTCGACGCCACCGCGCTCGGCCAGGAGCCCTGGACCCCGCGCGAGCGCGCCGACCGGTTCGGCGAGTTCGTCCCGCTCCTCGACCGGCTGCTCACCGAGGACTCCGTCTCATACGAGGGCGACCACTACTCCGCGCACGAGGCGCGCAACATCCCGGGTTGCGTCCAGCGCCCCCGGTTGCCGTTCGCGGTGGCCGCGACCGGGCCGCGTGGCCTGAGGCTCGCCGCGCGCCACGGTCAGGCATGGGTGACGACCGGCGACCCGAAGCTGTACGAGACCGGCACCCCCGAGCAGTCTGTGCAGGCCCTGCGTGCGCAGACCGAGAAGCTGGCCGACGCTTGCGCCGCGATCGGACGTGATGTGACGCGGCTCGACAAGATCCTGCTCACCGGTTTTACCCCGGACCGCGGCCGTCCGCTGGAGTCCCTGGACGCGTTCGTCGACTTCGCGGGCCGGCACGCGGAGCTGGGCTTCACCGACCTGGTGATTCACTGGCCCATCCCCGACTCCGACTTCGCGGCGGACGAGAAGGTCTTCGAGCGGATCGCCATGGAGGCCCCGGCACAGCTTGGCTGA
- a CDS encoding HAD hydrolase family protein — translation MRQNGPVTSATRQPETPASTVPPRLIATDLDGTLLRDDKSVSERTVAALAAAEEAGVEVFFVTGRPARWMDVVSDHVHGHGLAICGNGAAVVDLHGGPGSHRFVKVRELARENALDAVRLLRDAAPGTVYAVEQTYGFYQEPAYPKLHMEVPDFRAPAEKLLAPDAPGAHEPVLKILAYHPDLDPDGFLTLARLAVGDRATITRSSPSALLEISGPGVSKASTLALCCAERGISHEEVVAFGDMPNDVEMLTWAGQSYAMGNAHPDVIAAASGRTVANNDDGVAVVIERILAERL, via the coding sequence ATGCGCCAGAATGGGCCCGTGACCTCAGCGACCCGACAGCCCGAGACCCCGGCATCCACTGTCCCGCCCCGGCTGATCGCAACGGATCTCGACGGGACCCTCCTCCGCGACGACAAGTCGGTCTCCGAGCGCACGGTCGCCGCCCTGGCCGCCGCCGAGGAGGCCGGCGTCGAGGTGTTCTTCGTCACGGGCCGCCCGGCCCGCTGGATGGACGTCGTCAGCGACCACGTGCACGGCCACGGACTGGCGATCTGCGGCAACGGCGCGGCCGTGGTCGACCTGCACGGCGGCCCCGGCAGCCACCGCTTCGTCAAGGTCCGTGAGCTGGCCCGGGAGAACGCCCTCGACGCCGTACGACTGCTGAGGGACGCCGCGCCGGGAACGGTGTATGCCGTCGAGCAGACCTATGGCTTCTACCAGGAGCCGGCGTACCCGAAGCTGCACATGGAGGTCCCGGACTTCCGTGCGCCGGCCGAGAAGCTGCTGGCGCCGGATGCCCCCGGCGCCCACGAACCGGTGCTCAAGATCCTCGCGTACCACCCGGATCTGGACCCGGACGGCTTCCTCACGCTGGCCCGGCTCGCCGTCGGCGACCGCGCGACCATCACCCGGTCCAGCCCCAGCGCGCTGCTGGAGATCAGCGGCCCTGGCGTCTCCAAGGCGAGCACGCTCGCGTTGTGCTGCGCCGAGCGCGGCATCTCCCACGAGGAGGTCGTCGCTTTCGGCGACATGCCGAACGACGTGGAGATGCTCACCTGGGCGGGCCAGTCGTACGCGATGGGCAACGCGCACCCGGACGTGATAGCCGCGGCGTCCGGGCGGACGGTCGCCAACAACGACGACGGGGTGGCCGTGGTGATCGAGCGGATCCTCGCCGAGCGGTTGTAG
- the cydD gene encoding thiol reductant ABC exporter subunit CydD, with the protein MKPIDPRLLRYARATRLFLAAVVGLGAVGAALVIAQAMLIAEVVVGAFQHHHSVAELRTPLLLLVAVAVGRALVSWLTELAAHRASAAVKSELRGRLLERAGALGPGWLAGQRTGSLVALATRGVDALDDYFSRYLPQLGLAIVVPVAVLARIVTEDWVSAAIIVGTLPLIPLFMILIGWATRSQMDRQWRLLSRLSGHFLDVVAGLPTLKVFGRAKAQAESIKRITGEYRQATMRTLRIAFLSSFALELLATISVALVAVTIGMRLVHGDMDLYIGLVILVLAPEAYLPLRQVGAQYHAAAEGLSAAEEIFAVLETPVPASGTQRLPDGEIAFEGVTVHYPGRSSAAVSDVSLTVEPGETVALVGPSGAGKSTLLNVLLGFVPPAEGRVRVGGVDLASADLEEWRSRISWVPQRPHLYAGTIAENVRLARPDADDAAVGRALADAGALEFVDALPAGADTVLGEDGAGLSAGQRQRLALARAFLADRPVLLLDEPTASLDGATEAEVVEAVRRLAVGRTVLLVVHRPALLGVADRVVRLDAEEHATASGPAQAGTVPLPSPRTPDVSPAHDKPAPAPSPEGRGGVLARVRAMAGPRRGRLALALLLGSLALGSAVGLMATSGWLISRASQQPPVLYLMVAVTATRAFGIGRAVFRYAERLVSHDAVLRMLADTRVAVYRRLERLAPAGLRTTRRGDLLSRLVADVDALQDYWLRWLLPAGAALVVSAASVGFTSWLLPEAGAALAVGLLAAGVGVPLVTGAVARRAERRLAPARGVLATRVTDLLAGTAELTVAGALPARTAEARRADGVLTRIASRAATATALGDGLTALVTGLTVAAAALVGAQAVVDGRLGGVAMAVVVLTPLAAFEAVLGLPLAVQHRQRVRRSAERVYEVLDAPAPVREPERPQSAPASPFPLVLEGLTARHDGQRRDALAGLDLTLERGRRIAVVGTSGAGKTTLAQVLLRFVDAGAGSYTLGGTDAYALDGDDVRRLVGLCAQDAHLFDSSVRENLLLARKGASEGELRDALARARLLDWADGLPDGLDTLIGEHGALLSGGQRQRLALARALLADFPVLVLDEPAEHLDLPTADALTADLLAATEGRTTLLITHRLAGLEAVDEIVVLAEGRVVQRGSYAELTAVEGPLREMVEREAEGELLAAR; encoded by the coding sequence GTGAAACCGATCGATCCCCGTCTCCTCCGGTACGCCCGCGCCACCCGCCTCTTCCTCGCGGCGGTCGTCGGCCTGGGTGCCGTCGGCGCCGCACTGGTCATCGCGCAGGCGATGCTGATCGCCGAGGTGGTGGTCGGCGCTTTCCAGCACCACCACTCGGTCGCCGAACTGCGCACGCCCCTGCTGCTTCTGGTGGCTGTGGCGGTCGGCCGTGCGCTGGTCTCCTGGCTCACCGAGCTTGCCGCGCACCGGGCCAGCGCGGCGGTGAAGTCCGAGCTGCGGGGGCGGCTCCTGGAGCGGGCGGGGGCCCTCGGCCCCGGGTGGCTCGCCGGGCAGCGGACCGGGTCACTGGTTGCACTGGCCACGCGCGGAGTCGACGCCCTCGACGACTACTTCTCGCGCTATCTGCCACAGTTGGGGCTCGCGATCGTCGTGCCGGTGGCGGTACTGGCACGGATCGTCACCGAGGACTGGGTGTCAGCAGCGATCATCGTCGGCACCCTGCCGCTGATCCCGCTCTTCATGATTCTGATCGGCTGGGCCACGCGGTCCCAGATGGATCGTCAGTGGCGGCTGCTGTCCCGGCTGTCCGGGCACTTCCTCGACGTGGTCGCCGGGCTGCCCACTCTCAAGGTCTTCGGCCGCGCCAAGGCACAGGCCGAGTCCATCAAGCGGATCACCGGCGAGTACCGGCAGGCGACGATGCGGACGCTGCGGATCGCGTTCCTGTCGTCCTTCGCGCTGGAGCTGCTGGCCACGATCTCGGTCGCGCTCGTCGCGGTGACCATCGGCATGCGGCTCGTCCACGGCGACATGGACCTGTACATCGGACTGGTCATCCTCGTCCTCGCGCCGGAGGCATATCTGCCGCTGCGGCAGGTGGGGGCGCAGTACCACGCGGCCGCCGAGGGACTTTCCGCGGCGGAGGAGATCTTCGCGGTGCTGGAGACACCGGTACCGGCCTCCGGCACACAGCGGCTCCCCGACGGGGAGATCGCCTTCGAGGGCGTGACCGTGCACTACCCTGGCCGGTCGTCCGCCGCGGTGTCCGATGTGTCGCTGACGGTCGAACCCGGTGAGACGGTCGCCCTGGTCGGGCCGAGCGGCGCGGGCAAGTCGACGCTGCTGAACGTCCTGCTCGGGTTCGTGCCGCCCGCCGAGGGGCGCGTGCGGGTCGGGGGAGTCGACCTCGCCTCGGCCGATCTGGAGGAGTGGCGTTCGCGGATCTCCTGGGTGCCGCAGCGGCCGCATCTGTACGCGGGCACCATTGCCGAGAACGTGCGACTGGCGCGGCCGGACGCGGACGATGCCGCGGTAGGGCGGGCGTTGGCCGACGCCGGGGCGCTGGAGTTCGTGGACGCGCTGCCCGCCGGGGCCGACACGGTTCTCGGCGAGGACGGCGCGGGGCTCTCCGCCGGGCAGCGGCAGCGGCTCGCCCTGGCGCGGGCGTTCCTCGCCGACCGGCCGGTCCTCCTGCTCGATGAGCCGACGGCCTCCCTGGACGGTGCGACCGAGGCGGAGGTCGTGGAGGCGGTGCGACGGCTGGCCGTCGGGCGGACGGTACTGCTGGTTGTGCACCGGCCGGCGCTGCTCGGTGTGGCGGACCGGGTGGTGCGGCTGGACGCCGAGGAGCACGCCACGGCGAGTGGTCCGGCACAGGCCGGTACCGTCCCGCTGCCCAGCCCTCGGACGCCGGATGTGTCACCGGCCCACGACAAGCCGGCACCTGCCCCCTCTCCGGAGGGGCGCGGTGGCGTGCTGGCCAGGGTTCGCGCCATGGCCGGCCCCCGCCGTGGGCGGCTCGCCCTGGCGCTGCTGCTCGGCAGTCTCGCGCTCGGCAGCGCCGTAGGGCTGATGGCGACCTCCGGGTGGCTCATCTCACGGGCTTCCCAGCAGCCACCGGTGCTGTATCTGATGGTTGCCGTGACGGCCACACGGGCGTTCGGGATCGGGCGCGCCGTGTTCCGGTACGCGGAGAGGCTCGTGTCGCACGACGCCGTGCTGCGGATGCTGGCCGACACCCGGGTCGCCGTCTACCGGCGCCTGGAGCGGCTGGCACCGGCCGGGCTGCGCACGACCCGGCGCGGCGACCTGCTGTCGCGGCTGGTCGCCGACGTGGACGCGCTGCAGGACTACTGGCTGCGGTGGCTGCTGCCCGCGGGCGCCGCGCTCGTCGTGTCGGCCGCCTCCGTCGGCTTCACCTCCTGGCTGCTGCCCGAGGCCGGCGCCGCCCTTGCTGTCGGACTGCTGGCGGCGGGCGTCGGCGTACCCCTGGTGACCGGTGCCGTGGCGCGCCGCGCGGAGCGGAGGCTGGCGCCCGCCCGCGGTGTGCTGGCGACCAGGGTGACGGACCTGCTCGCCGGTACGGCGGAACTGACGGTCGCCGGTGCGCTGCCCGCCCGGACCGCCGAGGCGCGCCGGGCCGACGGGGTACTCACCCGCATCGCCTCCCGCGCCGCCACCGCCACGGCGCTCGGCGACGGGCTCACCGCGCTCGTCACCGGGCTGACCGTCGCGGCCGCGGCCCTCGTGGGCGCGCAGGCCGTCGTCGACGGGCGGCTCGGCGGTGTGGCCATGGCTGTCGTGGTGCTCACCCCACTGGCCGCGTTCGAGGCGGTCCTGGGGCTGCCGCTCGCCGTGCAGCACCGCCAGCGGGTGCGCAGGAGCGCCGAGCGCGTCTACGAGGTGCTGGACGCCCCCGCACCCGTCCGCGAACCGGAGCGGCCGCAGTCGGCGCCCGCGTCTCCCTTCCCACTCGTCCTGGAAGGGCTGACGGCCCGCCACGACGGGCAGCGGCGGGACGCGCTCGCCGGGCTTGACCTCACTCTCGAACGGGGCCGCAGGATCGCCGTGGTCGGCACCTCCGGTGCGGGGAAGACGACGCTCGCGCAGGTGCTGCTGCGGTTCGTGGACGCGGGCGCCGGCTCGTACACGCTGGGCGGCACGGACGCGTACGCGCTCGACGGCGATGACGTACGACGCCTGGTCGGGCTGTGCGCCCAGGACGCGCACCTCTTCGACAGCTCGGTGCGGGAGAACCTGCTGCTCGCCCGGAAGGGCGCGAGTGAAGGTGAGTTGCGCGACGCACTCGCGCGGGCGCGGCTCCTCGACTGGGCCGACGGGCTGCCGGACGGGCTCGACACACTGATCGGCGAGCACGGCGCACTGCTGTCCGGTGGACAGCGGCAGCGGCTCGCACTGGCCCGCGCCCTGCTCGCCGACTTCCCCGTCCTCGTCCTCGACGAACCCGCGGAACACCTCGACCTGCCGACGGCCGACGCGCTCACCGCGGACCTGCTGGCCGCCACGGAGGGGCGTACAACGCTGCTGATCACCCACCGGCTGGCCGGTCTTGAGGCGGTCGACGAGATCGTCGTGCTGGCGGAGGGACGTGTGGTCCAGCGGGGGTCGTACGCGGAGCTGACGGCCGTGGAAGGGCCTCTGCGGGAGATGGTGGAGAGGGAGGCCGAAGGGGAACTGCTGGCGGCTCGGTAA
- the cydB gene encoding cytochrome d ubiquinol oxidase subunit II: MQLHDVWFVLIAVLWIGYFFLEGFDFGVGILTKLLARDRPERRVLINTIGPVWDGNEVWLLTAGGATFAAFPEWYATLFSGFYLPLLIILVCLIVRGVAFEYRAKRPEENWQRNWETAIFWTSLIPAFLWGVAFGNIVRGVKIDQHFEYVGNLWDLLNPFALLGGLVTLSLFTFHGAVFTALKTLGDIRERARKLALRVGLVTAVLALLFLGWAQIDQGDGKSLVAMVVAVGALVAALVANRAGREGWSFALSGVTIVAAVAMLFLTLFPNVMPSTLDADWSLTVTNASSSPYTLKIMTWCAGIATPIVLLYQGWTYWVFRKRIGTQHIAADAAAGAVH, translated from the coding sequence ATGCAACTTCACGACGTCTGGTTCGTCCTCATCGCGGTCCTCTGGATCGGCTACTTCTTCCTGGAGGGCTTCGACTTCGGGGTCGGCATCCTCACCAAGCTGCTGGCCCGCGACCGCCCCGAGCGGCGGGTGCTGATCAACACGATCGGCCCCGTCTGGGACGGTAACGAGGTGTGGCTCCTCACCGCGGGTGGCGCGACCTTCGCGGCGTTCCCCGAGTGGTACGCCACGCTCTTCTCCGGCTTCTATCTGCCGCTGCTGATCATCCTCGTCTGCCTGATCGTGCGTGGTGTCGCCTTCGAGTACCGGGCGAAGAGGCCCGAGGAGAACTGGCAGCGCAACTGGGAGACCGCGATCTTCTGGACCTCGCTGATCCCGGCGTTCCTGTGGGGTGTGGCCTTCGGCAACATCGTGCGGGGCGTGAAGATCGACCAGCACTTCGAGTACGTGGGGAACCTCTGGGATCTGCTCAACCCGTTCGCGCTCCTCGGGGGGCTGGTGACGCTGAGCCTGTTCACCTTCCACGGAGCGGTGTTCACGGCGCTGAAGACCCTCGGGGACATCCGGGAGCGGGCGCGGAAGCTCGCCCTGCGGGTCGGCCTGGTGACCGCCGTGCTGGCGCTGCTCTTCCTCGGCTGGGCGCAGATCGACCAAGGGGACGGCAAGAGCCTGGTCGCGATGGTCGTGGCGGTCGGCGCGCTCGTGGCCGCGCTCGTGGCGAACCGGGCCGGGCGTGAAGGATGGTCGTTCGCCCTGTCCGGGGTGACCATTGTGGCGGCGGTCGCGATGCTCTTCCTGACGCTCTTCCCGAACGTCATGCCGTCCACGCTTGACGCGGACTGGAGCCTGACGGTGACCAACGCCTCGTCGAGCCCCTACACCCTGAAGATCATGACGTGGTGCGCGGGGATCGCGACGCCGATCGTCCTGCTCTACCAGGGCTGGACGTACTGGGTTTTCCGCAAGCGCATCGGTACGCAGCACATCGCCGCCGACGCTGCCGCCGGAGCCGTGCACTGA
- a CDS encoding cytochrome ubiquinol oxidase subunit I, translated as MDLALAPETLARWQFGITTVYHFLFVPLTISLAALTAGLQTAWVRTEKEKYLRATKFWGKLFLINIAMGVVTGIVQEFQFGMNWSDYSRFVGDIFGAPLAFEALIAFFFESTFIGLWIFGWDKLPKKLHLACIWMVSIGTILSAYFILAANSWMQHPVGYRINKAKGRAELTDFWHVLTQNTALTQVFHTLSAAFLTGGAFMVGIAAFHLLRKKHIAVMKTSLRLGLVTLVIGGLLTAVSGDLLGKVMFKQQPMKMAAAEALWDGEAPAPFSVFAYGDVSKGHNTVELSVPGLLSFLANDDFSSYVPGINDTNKAEQQKYGPGDYRPNIPVTFWGFRWMIGFGMSSFAIGVVGLWLTRKKFMLPQHLRVGEDEVPHLVLFKNKPLGPALTKWYWRIAIWTLAFPLIANSWGWIFTEMGRQPWVVYGVLRTRDAVSPGVSQGEVITSMTVFTLLYAILAVIEVKLLVKYVKAGPPELTESDLNPPTKIGGDSRDADKPMAFSY; from the coding sequence GTGGACCTGGCTCTGGCGCCGGAGACACTGGCGCGATGGCAGTTCGGCATCACCACCGTCTACCACTTCCTGTTCGTCCCGCTGACGATCTCGCTTGCCGCCCTGACGGCCGGCCTGCAGACCGCCTGGGTGCGGACGGAGAAGGAGAAGTACCTCAGGGCGACGAAGTTCTGGGGCAAGCTCTTCCTGATCAACATTGCGATGGGCGTGGTCACCGGCATCGTCCAGGAGTTCCAGTTCGGCATGAACTGGTCCGACTACTCGCGCTTCGTCGGTGACATCTTCGGAGCCCCGCTCGCGTTCGAAGCCCTCATCGCCTTCTTCTTCGAGTCCACCTTCATCGGGTTGTGGATCTTCGGCTGGGACAAGCTGCCGAAGAAGCTCCACCTCGCCTGCATCTGGATGGTCTCCATCGGCACGATCCTGTCGGCGTACTTCATCCTGGCGGCCAACTCGTGGATGCAGCACCCGGTCGGCTACCGGATCAACAAGGCGAAGGGCCGTGCCGAACTCACCGACTTCTGGCACGTCCTGACCCAGAACACCGCACTCACCCAGGTCTTCCACACCCTGTCCGCGGCCTTCCTCACGGGCGGCGCGTTCATGGTCGGCATCGCCGCCTTCCATCTGCTCCGCAAGAAGCACATAGCCGTGATGAAGACCTCGCTGCGGCTCGGTCTGGTCACCCTCGTCATAGGCGGCCTGCTCACCGCGGTCAGCGGCGATCTCCTCGGCAAGGTCATGTTCAAGCAGCAGCCGATGAAGATGGCCGCCGCCGAGGCGCTCTGGGACGGCGAGGCTCCCGCGCCGTTCTCGGTCTTCGCCTACGGAGACGTCAGCAAGGGGCACAACACCGTCGAACTGTCCGTTCCCGGGCTCCTGTCGTTCCTCGCCAACGACGACTTCAGCTCCTACGTCCCCGGCATCAACGACACCAACAAGGCCGAGCAGCAGAAGTACGGCCCCGGTGACTACCGCCCCAACATCCCCGTCACCTTCTGGGGCTTCCGCTGGATGATCGGCTTCGGCATGTCGTCCTTCGCCATCGGAGTGGTCGGGCTCTGGCTCACCCGCAAGAAGTTCATGCTGCCGCAGCATCTGCGGGTGGGTGAGGACGAGGTGCCGCATCTGGTGCTCTTCAAGAACAAGCCCCTCGGACCCGCGCTCACCAAGTGGTACTGGCGCATAGCGATCTGGACCCTGGCCTTCCCGCTCATCGCCAACTCCTGGGGCTGGATCTTCACCGAGATGGGCCGTCAGCCGTGGGTTGTCTACGGCGTGCTGCGCACTCGTGACGCGGTCTCCCCCGGTGTCTCCCAGGGCGAGGTCATCACCTCGATGACCGTGTTCACGCTGCTCTACGCGATCCTCGCCGTCATCGAGGTGAAGCTGCTCGTGAAGTACGTCAAGGCCGGACCGCCCGAGCTCACCGAGTCCGATCTCAACCCGCCCACCAAGATCGGCGGCGACTCCCGGGACGCCGACAAGCCGATGGCCTTCTCGTACTAG
- the hisC gene encoding histidinol-phosphate transaminase yields the protein MSETSPRLRAELEGIPTYKPGKPAAGGGPVAYKLSSNENPYPPLPGVMESVTAAATSFNRYPDMACTGLMSELSERFGVPQSHLATGTGSVGVAQQLLQTTSGPGDEVIYAWRSFEAYPIITRISGATSVQVPLTPGDVHDLDAMADAITDRTRLIFVCNPNNPTGTVVRRAELERFLDRVPHDVLVVLDEAYREFIRDVQVPDGVELYRERPNVCVLRTFSKAYGLAGLRIGFAIAHEPVAEALRKTAVPFGVSQLAQDAAIASLRAEDELLGRVGSLVCERTRVVDALLAQGWTVPETQANFVWLRLGERTSDFAAACEQHGVVVRPFPGEGVRVTIGESEANDIFVKVAEGWLKEL from the coding sequence GTGAGCGAGACGAGCCCGAGGCTGCGTGCCGAGCTGGAGGGTATCCCCACCTACAAGCCCGGCAAGCCTGCCGCCGGCGGCGGCCCGGTGGCCTACAAGCTGTCCTCGAACGAGAATCCGTACCCCCCGCTGCCGGGCGTGATGGAGAGCGTGACCGCGGCGGCCACGTCCTTCAACCGCTACCCGGACATGGCGTGCACGGGGCTGATGAGCGAGCTGTCGGAGCGCTTCGGGGTGCCCCAGTCCCACCTCGCGACCGGCACGGGTTCGGTCGGCGTCGCGCAGCAGTTGCTGCAGACCACGAGCGGGCCGGGCGACGAGGTGATCTACGCCTGGCGATCCTTCGAGGCGTACCCGATCATCACCCGGATCAGTGGCGCGACGTCCGTGCAGGTGCCGCTGACTCCGGGCGACGTGCACGACCTGGACGCGATGGCGGACGCGATCACCGACCGGACCCGACTGATCTTCGTCTGCAACCCCAACAACCCGACCGGCACGGTGGTGCGCCGGGCCGAGCTGGAGCGCTTCCTCGACCGGGTGCCCCACGACGTGCTCGTGGTGCTCGACGAGGCGTACCGGGAGTTCATCCGCGACGTCCAGGTGCCGGACGGCGTCGAGCTGTACCGCGAGCGGCCGAACGTGTGCGTGCTGCGCACCTTCTCCAAGGCGTACGGCCTCGCCGGGCTGCGCATCGGTTTCGCGATCGCCCATGAGCCGGTGGCCGAGGCGCTGCGCAAGACGGCGGTGCCCTTCGGCGTGAGCCAGCTGGCGCAGGACGCGGCGATCGCCTCGCTGCGCGCGGAGGACGAGCTGCTCGGCCGGGTCGGTTCACTGGTGTGCGAGCGCACACGGGTGGTCGACGCACTGCTCGCCCAGGGCTGGACCGTGCCCGAGACCCAGGCGAACTTCGTGTGGCTGCGGCTGGGGGAGCGCACGTCCGACTTCGCGGCCGCCTGCGAGCAGCACGGCGTGGTCGTGCGGCCCTTCCCGGGCGAAGGGGTGCGCGTGACGATCGGCGAGTCCGAGGCGAACGACATCTTCGTGAAGGTGGCGGAGGGCTGGCTCAAGGAGCTCTAG
- a CDS encoding LacI family DNA-binding transcriptional regulator: MTAAGKHQVSRAETSRRGSRPGRAGIRDVAAAAGVSITTVSDALNGKGRLPDATRRHVREVADRLGYRPSAAARTLRTGKSGLIGLTVTTYGDEPFTFTEFAYFAEMARAATSAALARGYALVILPATSRHDVWSNVALDGTVVIDPSDHDPVVSELVRQGLPVVSDGRPAGSLPVTAWVDNDHEAAVLGILDHLAEAGARRIGLLTGTTTDTYTHLSTTAYLNWCERVGQDPVYEAYPAHDPCAGAVAADRLLARPDRPDAVYGLFDPNGTDLLAAARRYGLRVPDDLLLVCCSESTVYANTEPPVTTLSLKPRRIGTAVVQLLIDAIEGVESDQPVEQVIPTELIVRTSSERRPPRTTVSPPRSPEEG, from the coding sequence ATGACAGCAGCAGGGAAGCACCAGGTGAGCCGGGCAGAGACCTCCCGCCGCGGCAGCCGGCCGGGCCGGGCAGGCATCAGAGATGTGGCCGCCGCCGCCGGAGTCTCCATCACGACCGTCTCCGACGCCCTCAACGGCAAGGGCCGGCTGCCGGACGCCACCCGACGCCACGTCCGCGAGGTCGCCGACCGGCTGGGCTATCGCCCCTCGGCCGCGGCCCGCACCCTCCGTACCGGAAAGTCGGGCCTCATCGGCCTGACCGTGACGACCTACGGGGATGAACCTTTCACCTTCACCGAGTTCGCGTACTTCGCGGAGATGGCCAGAGCCGCCACCTCGGCCGCGCTCGCCCGCGGCTACGCCCTGGTCATTCTGCCCGCGACCTCACGCCACGACGTGTGGTCGAACGTCGCCCTGGACGGCACGGTCGTCATCGACCCCTCCGACCACGACCCGGTGGTCAGCGAGCTGGTCCGGCAGGGATTACCCGTCGTCTCCGACGGCCGCCCGGCCGGCTCGCTCCCGGTCACCGCCTGGGTCGACAACGACCACGAGGCCGCGGTCCTGGGGATCCTCGACCATCTGGCGGAAGCCGGCGCCCGCCGGATCGGTCTGCTGACCGGCACCACGACGGACACGTACACGCACCTGTCCACGACCGCCTATCTGAACTGGTGCGAGCGCGTCGGACAGGACCCGGTCTACGAGGCCTACCCGGCCCACGACCCGTGCGCGGGCGCCGTCGCCGCCGACCGGCTGCTGGCCCGCCCGGACCGCCCCGACGCGGTCTACGGGCTCTTCGACCCGAACGGCACCGACCTGCTGGCCGCCGCCCGCCGTTACGGCCTGCGCGTCCCCGACGACCTGCTGCTCGTCTGCTGCAGCGAGTCCACGGTGTACGCCAACACCGAACCGCCCGTCACGACGCTCTCCCTCAAGCCGCGCCGGATCGGCACCGCGGTGGTTCAGCTCCTCATCGACGCCATCGAGGGAGTCGAGTCGGACCAGCCGGTCGAACAGGTGATACCGACGGAGCTGATCGTGCGTACCTCGTCCGAGCGGCGCCCGCCCCGTACGACGGTCAGCCCGCCCCGGTCGCCCGAGGAGGGATGA